The proteins below are encoded in one region of Methanosarcina barkeri 3:
- a CDS encoding methyltransferase domain-containing protein: protein MLDELISIYNRTNYDFRNYVFPGDKFSHLFNEWIDYYRMKFAVAKMIRPTSILEIGVGYGYSAITFLKASENATYLGIDNGLNALEGSKGADNWAKEITKNYKAEFLLANSRSMTTLPGDFYDLIHINGQKDGDSTFHDLELALEKGKWILVDGYFWSDENLLSATYFLNKYKDVIEFSITIPSYAGELLIKTKSSAKHMFVEGLNKENSNLEDIIDSYKRYKGREFEDSRLISISCLANPNKDMNILDVGCGRGELSYILSRSGAHVTGIDDSSSAIRKAKATYLADKPIKNLEFIQDNFLNHKFNKKYDIIIATDLIERTPEDKLELIILKIAELLKENGLFITYIHPNKLYYQYTYEAKRKIAKSIGLYIPENPRTFYEDLRHVNEQTPQSLFLNLNKYFSHILTWVNDSQDLAGSLTNSFSSEEYNNARTILAVSSFEDLDRNRIVQLLSPKKLDCEGVNVEALSEKDSINTFSNKKFKLNITLKNNGKERLVSLPPYPVHISYHWLKTDNTCEVFDGLRTEILPALNSKEQRDLQVDIVAPQEYGEYQLQIDLVQEGCFWLQEITNKPLLNISAKVEQNPDECRSEESKVDNTFEIKDDEINVEEIMEKIRENIRERKESEDPKSAEEIEQVFSEVSPRARSPQEPGIINLDYNIRNDNYSISSHRPLLGTFLIKGRNLVHGEVRRYVDPVFQKQSQLNYNLAGVLSDAKETAASCSHKVEKLTSEIEELEDENRLLKSKIEQLSSETEKLKVESEQLKSEVVSSIKKEVESIISAVNLDLESKAWLNKVLESRIQKGLENQGTDSSGKANAQINSSGKANAQINTSGKTSALNNSFGKTNAQNNLSGKSNVQINSSGNANTQTNTSGSANTQINASCSADPQINYYVFEERFRGSREHILQHQMNFIGYFENCTNVLDIGCGRGEFLELAKQKGINARGIDVDEDMINFCKSKGLNAELKDAIKTLEEIKDKSLDGIFISQVVEHLSPRYLINMLSLCNKKLKYGFYIIIETVNPLSLFSLANFYIDLSHVKPVHPETLKFLVNTAGFRDIETKFLSPVPPEMRLKKLPGLKDAEENKSIIEISNQNIDMINDALYGAQDYAVIGKK from the coding sequence ATGCTGGATGAGTTAATCTCTATTTATAACCGTACTAACTACGATTTCAGGAATTATGTATTTCCTGGGGATAAATTTTCACATCTATTCAACGAATGGATTGATTATTACCGCATGAAATTTGCAGTTGCAAAAATGATCCGTCCAACATCTATACTGGAGATCGGAGTCGGGTATGGTTATAGTGCAATAACTTTTCTTAAGGCTTCAGAAAATGCAACTTATCTTGGAATAGACAATGGTTTGAATGCTCTTGAAGGAAGTAAAGGAGCGGATAACTGGGCCAAAGAAATCACAAAAAATTACAAGGCTGAATTTTTGCTAGCCAATAGTCGGTCAATGACTACATTACCTGGAGATTTCTATGACCTTATTCATATTAACGGCCAGAAAGATGGAGATAGTACGTTCCATGATTTGGAGCTGGCACTGGAAAAAGGAAAATGGATCCTGGTTGACGGTTACTTCTGGTCTGATGAAAACTTATTAAGTGCGACTTATTTTTTAAACAAATATAAGGATGTTATCGAGTTTTCCATAACGATTCCTTCTTATGCAGGCGAACTACTGATTAAAACCAAAAGCTCAGCTAAGCATATGTTCGTAGAGGGTCTGAATAAAGAGAATTCGAATCTGGAAGATATTATTGATTCTTATAAAAGGTATAAAGGTAGAGAATTTGAAGATTCTCGTTTAATTTCCATTTCTTGTCTCGCTAATCCGAATAAAGACATGAATATACTGGATGTGGGCTGCGGAAGAGGAGAACTCTCCTACATCTTATCAAGGTCTGGAGCTCACGTAACAGGAATTGACGACTCCTCTTCTGCGATTCGGAAGGCAAAAGCCACATACCTGGCCGATAAACCGATCAAAAATCTGGAATTTATTCAGGATAATTTTTTAAATCACAAATTTAATAAGAAATATGATATAATTATTGCAACTGATCTAATTGAGCGTACTCCAGAGGATAAGCTTGAGTTAATTATTTTAAAAATCGCTGAACTCCTTAAAGAAAACGGTTTGTTCATTACATATATTCACCCTAATAAGTTGTACTATCAGTATACTTATGAAGCAAAACGAAAGATAGCAAAGTCTATTGGGCTTTACATTCCAGAAAATCCCAGGACTTTTTATGAGGATCTGAGACATGTCAATGAACAAACTCCTCAAAGCCTCTTCCTCAACTTAAATAAATATTTTTCACATATACTGACATGGGTAAACGATTCTCAAGATTTAGCAGGTTCACTCACCAATTCATTTAGCTCGGAAGAGTACAATAATGCCAGAACTATCCTTGCTGTAAGCTCTTTTGAAGATCTTGACAGAAATCGGATTGTTCAGTTATTATCTCCCAAAAAACTTGATTGTGAAGGAGTGAACGTAGAAGCTCTATCGGAAAAGGATTCAATTAATACTTTCTCAAATAAAAAGTTCAAGTTGAACATAACTCTTAAGAATAACGGAAAAGAGCGGCTTGTATCTCTACCTCCTTATCCTGTGCATATCTCTTATCACTGGTTGAAAACTGATAATACCTGTGAAGTTTTTGATGGGCTCAGGACTGAAATACTACCTGCTTTAAATTCTAAAGAACAGCGGGATCTTCAAGTAGATATCGTCGCTCCTCAAGAGTACGGGGAATACCAATTACAAATTGACCTCGTGCAGGAAGGCTGTTTCTGGCTTCAGGAAATTACTAATAAGCCTTTACTTAACATTAGTGCAAAAGTCGAGCAAAACCCGGACGAATGCAGGTCAGAGGAATCAAAAGTGGATAATACATTCGAGATTAAAGACGATGAAATAAATGTTGAAGAGATTATGGAAAAAATTCGTGAGAACATAAGGGAAAGAAAAGAAAGTGAGGATCCAAAGAGTGCTGAAGAAATAGAACAGGTATTTTCAGAGGTCTCCCCAAGGGCAAGAAGTCCTCAAGAACCCGGAATAATTAATTTGGATTATAATATTCGTAACGATAACTATTCTATCAGTTCTCATCGTCCACTTTTGGGCACATTTTTGATAAAAGGTCGAAATTTAGTGCACGGAGAAGTCAGACGTTATGTCGATCCCGTATTCCAGAAACAAAGTCAACTTAATTATAACCTTGCCGGCGTTCTCAGTGATGCAAAGGAAACAGCAGCCTCCTGTTCTCATAAAGTAGAGAAGTTAACATCGGAAATTGAAGAACTCGAAGACGAAAACAGACTCTTAAAATCAAAAATTGAGCAATTAAGTAGTGAAACTGAAAAGTTAAAAGTTGAGTCTGAACAGCTAAAATCTGAAGTTGTCAGCAGTATAAAGAAAGAAGTCGAATCCATAATTTCTGCTGTTAATCTGGATCTTGAGAGTAAAGCCTGGCTTAACAAAGTACTTGAATCCAGAATACAGAAAGGACTCGAGAACCAGGGAACAGATTCCTCTGGAAAGGCTAACGCCCAGATTAATTCATCCGGAAAGGCTAATGCCCAGATCAATACTTCAGGAAAGACCAGTGCCCTGAATAACTCCTTCGGAAAGACTAATGCTCAGAACAACTTATCAGGGAAATCTAATGTTCAGATTAATTCATCCGGAAATGCCAATACTCAGACTAATACCTCTGGAAGTGCTAATACTCAGATTAATGCCTCTTGCAGCGCTGACCCTCAGATTAATTATTATGTATTTGAAGAAAGGTTCCGTGGCTCACGAGAACATATTCTGCAGCATCAGATGAACTTTATAGGTTATTTTGAGAATTGCACCAATGTACTTGATATTGGATGTGGACGAGGAGAATTTCTGGAATTAGCAAAACAAAAAGGCATCAATGCTCGAGGAATTGATGTTGATGAGGATATGATAAATTTCTGTAAATCTAAGGGTCTGAACGCCGAGTTAAAAGATGCTATAAAAACCCTTGAAGAAATCAAGGACAAAAGCCTCGATGGGATTTTTATAAGTCAGGTAGTTGAACACCTCAGTCCCAGGTATCTTATTAATATGCTGAGCCTTTGCAATAAAAAACTGAAGTACGGTTTTTACATAATTATCGAGACAGTTAACCCTCTCTCATTGTTCTCATTAGCTAACTTTTACATAGACCTTTCTCACGTAAAACCTGTACATCCGGAAACTTTAAAGTTTTTAGTCAACACCGCAGGTTTTCGAGATATCGAAACGAAGTTTTTGTCTCCCGTACCTCCGGAAATGAGATTGAAAAAACTTCCTGGTCTCAAAGATGCAGAAGAGAATAAATCAATAATTGAGATCTCCAATCAAAACATAGACATGATAAACGATGCCTTATATGGGGCTCAGGACTATGCAGTAATTGGGAAAAAGTGA
- a CDS encoding glycosyltransferase family 4 protein, which produces MKIAFVVPWYGEIPGGAESECKNTAENLSRNGIEVEILTTCVKEFNSDWSSNYYEEGVFQLNNVTIRRFKVRQRNTRLFDRINLKLMRNQKVSAKEEQIYVEEMINSDDLYRYLETHGSDYDYFLFIPYMFGTTYYGSQVHPKKSFLIPCLHDESYAYMDIYKNMFQSAAGLIFHAEPEATLANKIFDIKGKQIILGEGIDTNISFEAKRFREKYGIYDDFVLYAGRREPGKNTPLLIDFFCKYKQKNRNELKLVLIGSGEVSIPEKFKKDILDLGFVQKQDKYDSFAAASLLCQPSINESFSIVIMESWLCLTPVLVHSECAVTKDHCIKGRSGLYFENFEEFEGCVNFYLKNPQLRRKMAINGKKYVYENFNWDRIVEKYVRFLEEA; this is translated from the coding sequence ATGAAAATTGCATTTGTTGTTCCCTGGTATGGAGAGATCCCAGGCGGTGCGGAGAGTGAATGTAAAAACACGGCTGAGAATCTTTCCAGAAACGGGATTGAAGTTGAAATCCTTACTACCTGTGTGAAAGAGTTCAATTCTGACTGGAGCTCCAATTATTACGAAGAAGGAGTATTCCAACTGAATAACGTCACAATTAGAAGATTCAAGGTCCGACAAAGGAATACCAGGTTATTTGATCGCATTAACTTGAAATTGATGCGTAACCAGAAAGTCTCGGCAAAAGAAGAGCAGATATATGTCGAAGAAATGATTAACAGCGACGATCTTTACCGCTATCTTGAGACTCACGGTTCTGACTACGATTACTTCCTGTTCATACCTTACATGTTCGGAACTACATATTACGGGTCTCAAGTCCATCCAAAAAAATCATTTTTGATACCCTGTCTTCACGATGAGAGCTACGCATATATGGATATTTACAAAAACATGTTCCAGAGCGCTGCAGGGCTGATATTCCATGCCGAACCTGAAGCAACACTGGCAAACAAGATATTTGACATTAAAGGCAAGCAAATAATTCTAGGAGAAGGTATAGATACTAATATTTCTTTTGAAGCAAAGAGATTTCGGGAGAAATACGGAATATATGATGACTTCGTTCTTTACGCTGGAAGGCGGGAGCCAGGTAAAAACACTCCTCTTCTAATTGACTTTTTTTGTAAGTATAAACAGAAGAATCGGAATGAGCTTAAGCTTGTCTTGATAGGAAGCGGAGAGGTCAGTATTCCGGAAAAGTTTAAAAAAGACATTCTTGACCTGGGTTTTGTTCAGAAACAGGATAAGTATGATTCCTTTGCTGCTGCAAGCCTTCTTTGTCAACCCTCAATTAACGAAAGTTTTTCAATAGTAATTATGGAATCGTGGTTATGTCTTACCCCAGTTCTGGTTCATTCCGAATGCGCTGTAACAAAGGATCATTGTATTAAAGGTAGGTCCGGATTGTACTTTGAGAATTTTGAAGAGTTTGAAGGATGCGTTAACTTTTACTTAAAGAATCCTCAGTTAAGAAGAAAAATGGCTATAAATGGGAAAAAATATGTATATGAGAACTTTAACTGGGATCGGATTGTGGAAAAATATGTACGGTTTCTTGAAGAGGCTTGA
- a CDS encoding glycosyltransferase, with product MEIHQILPTFSPGDAIGNEVIEINKTLRKWGYDSQIYAENIHPEMDAKKYLEYDKVSSKDNVLIFHFSIGSDVSNYVRKLPDKKIIRFHGITPEKYLYGINDYIQYLLVRGREELNSYPEITNLALANSRYTQLELNNLGFKNTEIFPLLLDLNVYNKNPNESILSNFDDDYVNLLFVGRVIPQKNQHLILKIFSYYKLINPKSRLFLIGNFEGCESYLDQLQEIIRKLKLKDVYVPGKVSMDDLISYYKLADVFLCMSEWETFCVPLVESMYFDTPILAYNCTAIPDTLGDSGILINKLKSNEIAEMINLVVKDEVFRKRIIRKQRERLKHFERPTMENLLKEYIQKVIE from the coding sequence ATGGAAATTCATCAAATATTGCCAACCTTTAGTCCTGGTGATGCAATAGGCAATGAGGTTATTGAGATTAATAAAACCCTTCGAAAATGGGGCTATGACTCACAGATATATGCTGAAAATATACACCCTGAAATGGATGCTAAAAAATATCTTGAATATGATAAAGTCTCTTCAAAAGACAACGTGTTGATATTTCACTTTTCAATAGGCTCCGATGTCTCTAATTATGTAAGAAAATTGCCGGATAAGAAAATAATAAGGTTTCACGGAATTACGCCTGAAAAATATCTTTACGGAATCAATGATTACATCCAGTACTTACTGGTAAGGGGAAGAGAGGAGCTCAATTCATATCCAGAGATAACAAACCTGGCACTGGCAAATTCTCGATATACCCAGCTAGAGCTGAATAACCTGGGGTTTAAAAACACTGAAATTTTTCCACTTTTACTGGACCTTAATGTTTACAATAAAAATCCGAATGAAAGTATCTTGTCGAATTTTGACGATGATTATGTGAATCTTCTTTTTGTTGGAAGAGTTATCCCTCAAAAGAACCAGCACCTTATTCTTAAAATTTTTTCATATTATAAGCTTATAAATCCAAAATCGCGTTTGTTTTTGATAGGTAATTTCGAAGGTTGCGAAAGTTATCTTGATCAACTGCAGGAGATAATTAGAAAGCTAAAGCTAAAAGATGTTTATGTTCCTGGAAAAGTCTCGATGGATGACCTGATTTCTTACTATAAACTGGCTGATGTGTTCCTGTGCATGAGTGAGTGGGAAACCTTTTGCGTCCCGCTTGTTGAAAGTATGTATTTTGATACTCCCATTCTCGCTTATAATTGTACTGCAATCCCGGACACTCTCGGAGACTCGGGAATTCTGATTAATAAACTTAAAAGTAATGAGATTGCAGAGATGATTAATCTTGTAGTAAAGGATGAAGTTTTCAGAAAAAGAATCATCCGGAAACAGAGAGAAAGACTAAAACACTTTGAAAGACCTACCATGGAAAATTTGCTAAAAGAGTATATTCAAAAGGTGATAGAGTGA
- a CDS encoding glycosyltransferase family 4 protein: MKIALVVQRYGLEVNGGAEFHCRLLAEHLSKYCKVEVLTTCAVDYITWRNEYPAGVETLNGVRVRRFRVDYERDLLAFNKFSEKIFGNNPDYEDEVKWMKMQGPYSTHLLNYIKNAKDDYTCFIFFTYLYCTTFFGLPQVKEKALLVPTAHDEPPIYLSIFDSLFKYPRRFIFNTEEEKNFVTSKFRVSNIPSDVVGVGIDIPYRNNAALFARKYNLDNFIIFVGRVDESKGCHELFEYFLRYKEEKPSSVKLVLLGKQTMKIPQSPDILSLGFVPEQDKFDGLKAAKLLVMPSKYESLSMVLLESWLCKTPVLVNGKCDVLKGQCIRGNAGLYYENYEEFKACLDLLLARDEMRNAMGKNGMEFVLQNYSWENIENKYISILQKVENLFQSDEILEDPVSDSSPI, from the coding sequence GTGAAAATCGCCTTAGTTGTCCAGCGTTACGGCCTTGAAGTTAATGGAGGTGCCGAATTCCACTGCAGGCTCTTAGCAGAACATTTATCAAAATACTGTAAGGTAGAAGTGTTAACTACCTGTGCAGTAGATTACATAACCTGGAGGAATGAATATCCTGCAGGAGTTGAGACCTTGAATGGAGTGCGGGTCAGGAGATTTCGGGTTGATTATGAAAGAGACTTACTGGCATTTAATAAATTCTCTGAGAAAATTTTTGGAAATAATCCAGACTACGAAGACGAAGTTAAATGGATGAAAATGCAGGGCCCGTATTCAACACATCTTTTAAATTATATAAAAAATGCTAAAGATGATTATACTTGCTTTATCTTTTTTACCTATCTTTACTGTACTACCTTCTTCGGCCTTCCACAGGTAAAAGAAAAAGCTCTGCTTGTTCCTACGGCACATGATGAACCTCCCATCTATTTGTCAATATTCGATTCACTCTTCAAATACCCCAGGCGGTTTATTTTTAATACGGAAGAAGAGAAAAATTTTGTCACCTCAAAGTTCAGGGTTTCGAATATACCTTCTGATGTTGTGGGTGTAGGTATAGATATTCCTTATAGAAATAATGCAGCTTTGTTTGCCCGGAAATATAATCTTGATAATTTCATTATCTTTGTCGGAAGAGTTGACGAATCCAAAGGTTGTCATGAGCTATTCGAGTATTTCCTCCGGTATAAAGAGGAAAAGCCGTCTTCTGTAAAACTCGTTTTACTTGGAAAACAGACTATGAAGATCCCTCAAAGTCCTGATATTCTTTCTTTAGGTTTTGTCCCTGAGCAGGACAAGTTTGACGGCCTTAAAGCGGCAAAACTATTAGTAATGCCCTCAAAGTATGAAAGTTTGTCCATGGTTCTGCTGGAGTCCTGGCTCTGTAAAACTCCTGTACTTGTAAATGGAAAATGTGATGTGTTAAAGGGTCAGTGTATCAGAGGTAATGCCGGCCTGTACTATGAAAACTATGAGGAGTTTAAGGCATGCCTGGATCTTCTCCTGGCAAGAGACGAAATGAGGAATGCTATGGGTAAAAACGGGATGGAGTTTGTTTTGCAAAATTACTCGTGGGAAAATATAGAAAATAAGTACATTTCAATATTGCAAAAAGTTGAGAACTTATTCCAATCTGATGAAATTTTAGAAGATCCAGTGTCAGACTCTAGCCCTATCTAA
- a CDS encoding DUF1699 family protein encodes MKIRVVSSREEIFTLNPNERIVHLAFRPSNKDIFSLVENCPKIEVIQLPKSYRRTVSKSIEMFLEMQRIQLIEGDVWGHRKDINEYYRIPSSIIEEIRELKIEGKSTEAIEEKVSRESKLNPEMVAYILRKDVTA; translated from the coding sequence TTGAAAATAAGGGTTGTGAGTTCAAGAGAAGAAATCTTCACACTGAATCCAAATGAGAGAATAGTGCATCTGGCTTTTAGGCCTTCAAACAAGGATATTTTTTCACTGGTTGAGAACTGTCCTAAGATTGAAGTTATACAGCTTCCGAAATCTTACAGGCGTACTGTCTCAAAATCCATAGAAATGTTTCTTGAAATGCAGCGTATCCAGCTCATCGAGGGCGATGTCTGGGGCCACAGGAAGGACATAAACGAGTATTACCGTATTCCTTCATCAATAATTGAAGAAATAAGAGAGCTGAAAATTGAAGGTAAATCCACTGAAGCCATTGAGGAAAAGGTTTCAAGGGAAAGCAAACTTAACCCTGAGATGGTTGCTTACATCCTTAGAAAGGATGTCACGGCCTGA
- a CDS encoding DUF1699 family protein produces MGLGSVRIRVVTSRDEISSLGAEEKAVHLAFRPSDRDLFSLVKTCPGIELLQLPASSYEGLSKFIRMYLASSGIHLVKGDVSGHWHDLNNYFVIPAYVLEKINELKVQGRTDEEIIGEITHIRKISPDMILHLLHSSFLTSSPEQPRMNKI; encoded by the coding sequence ATGGGGCTAGGTAGTGTACGCATCAGAGTTGTAACAAGTAGGGATGAAATTTCCAGCCTGGGGGCAGAGGAAAAGGCAGTACACCTTGCTTTTAGACCTTCGGACCGAGATCTTTTTAGTCTGGTCAAGACATGTCCTGGGATTGAACTACTCCAGCTTCCCGCGTCTTCCTATGAAGGGCTCTCCAAATTTATCAGGATGTATCTCGCTTCTTCAGGTATTCATCTGGTAAAAGGGGATGTCAGCGGGCACTGGCATGATCTTAATAATTACTTTGTGATACCCGCTTATGTGCTTGAAAAAATAAACGAACTGAAAGTCCAGGGAAGAACAGATGAAGAAATAATAGGTGAGATTACACATATAAGAAAAATTAGCCCTGATATGATTCTTCACTTACTTCACAGTTCTTTTCTAACTTCAAGCCCTGAGCAGCCGCGAATGAACAAAATTTAG
- the hypF gene encoding carbamoyltransferase HypF, whose amino-acid sequence MQNEARLLHITGTVQGVGFRPFIYQLAKVHGLFGYVKNLGNYVEVLIEGNKESLDKFVKELPEKKPPLAKVKEIKTKNVHFSGYSKFIIVPSESGVFENSIIPPDTAICEQCRSEIFDPSSRYFHYPFTVCTNCGPRYTTVRTLPYDRENTTMADFPLCPECEIEYTDPLNRRYHAQPVCCPKCGPEIWLSDSEGNVLVKGYEAISHASDLLQQGLILAVKGFGGFHIACNAREEEPVKELRRRLRRPEQPFAVMAKNAAVTETFARLDGGGREYLTSHRRPITVLPRSKAFDLAESVTPGLHNIGVMLPYTGTQNLLFDCVPDAVYVMTSANLPGRPMVVENKEALEKLRGIVDYYLLHNRVIANRNDDTVIRIVNGRAAFIRRSRGFVPEPIELPFELKASIGVGAEMNSTVTVAKGKLAYISQYIGNTSHVETLRYHSEVVRHLIRLTGIEPLYWGCDLHPAFNTTRFALKMGGESTLQVQHHHAHMLALMADNSLPLDSRILGIALDGVGYGSDGTVWGGELFESSYFGHERIGHLLPQPMPGGDLASKIPSRMVLGILFEKLGRAELEKLPLVFPKGAVEFSTVMKQLETGVNVIRSSSTGRVLDAAAALLGICEMRTYDGEPSMKLESAATKSTHTVDLPIIFKKDINSGLPLLDTTELFLGVYELLGKYPPVDLAFAVEESFAKGISELAISLATKRGLEKIGLSGGVAYNNHITSCIARTVTEAGFEFLAHRQVPCGDGCISFGQALAAGLSIKSENKF is encoded by the coding sequence ATGCAAAACGAAGCAAGGCTTCTCCATATTACCGGTACTGTCCAGGGAGTAGGTTTCCGCCCCTTTATATATCAGCTTGCAAAAGTCCATGGACTCTTCGGCTACGTGAAAAACCTGGGAAATTATGTGGAAGTTCTTATAGAAGGAAATAAGGAAAGTCTTGATAAATTTGTTAAGGAACTTCCTGAAAAAAAGCCTCCACTAGCTAAAGTTAAGGAAATCAAAACAAAGAATGTTCATTTTTCCGGGTATTCTAAATTTATTATCGTGCCTAGCGAATCCGGAGTTTTTGAAAATTCCATAATTCCTCCTGATACGGCTATTTGCGAACAGTGCAGGTCTGAGATTTTTGATCCTTCTTCCAGGTATTTCCACTATCCTTTTACAGTCTGCACAAACTGCGGACCCAGATATACAACTGTCCGGACCCTTCCTTATGACCGGGAAAATACCACTATGGCAGATTTTCCTCTTTGCCCGGAATGTGAAATCGAGTATACCGATCCTCTCAATCGAAGATATCATGCCCAGCCTGTCTGTTGCCCAAAGTGCGGGCCGGAGATCTGGCTTTCGGACTCCGAAGGAAATGTCCTGGTAAAAGGTTATGAAGCAATTTCACACGCCTCAGATCTCCTTCAACAGGGCTTAATTCTTGCTGTAAAAGGATTTGGAGGGTTTCATATAGCTTGCAATGCGCGAGAGGAGGAGCCTGTAAAGGAGCTTAGAAGACGGTTAAGGCGTCCGGAACAACCTTTTGCGGTTATGGCAAAAAACGCCGCCGTTACTGAAACTTTTGCAAGACTTGATGGCGGAGGTAGAGAATATTTAACTTCTCACCGCCGGCCTATTACTGTGCTTCCAAGGTCTAAGGCGTTCGACCTGGCAGAATCGGTCACTCCTGGCCTTCACAATATCGGGGTTATGCTTCCCTATACAGGCACGCAGAATCTGCTTTTTGACTGCGTACCTGATGCAGTATACGTTATGACCTCGGCAAATCTTCCAGGAAGGCCTATGGTTGTCGAGAACAAAGAGGCTCTTGAGAAACTTAGAGGGATTGTTGATTATTATCTGTTACACAACCGGGTTATTGCAAACCGAAACGACGATACTGTTATTCGGATTGTTAATGGAAGGGCAGCTTTTATCCGGCGTTCTAGAGGCTTTGTGCCTGAACCCATAGAACTGCCTTTCGAACTCAAAGCTTCTATAGGAGTGGGGGCTGAAATGAATTCTACTGTTACTGTGGCAAAAGGAAAGCTTGCCTATATCTCTCAGTATATAGGAAATACCAGTCATGTAGAAACACTCAGATATCATTCTGAGGTTGTCAGGCACCTTATCCGACTTACTGGAATCGAGCCGCTTTACTGGGGTTGTGATCTGCACCCTGCATTTAATACAACCCGGTTTGCGCTAAAGATGGGAGGAGAAAGTACTCTTCAGGTTCAGCACCATCATGCACATATGTTAGCTCTTATGGCTGACAATTCCCTCCCCCTGGATTCCCGAATTCTCGGAATAGCTCTTGACGGTGTAGGATATGGCAGTGACGGTACAGTCTGGGGAGGCGAACTCTTTGAATCCTCTTACTTCGGACACGAACGTATCGGTCATTTACTCCCTCAGCCGATGCCAGGTGGAGATCTTGCCTCGAAGATACCTTCAAGAATGGTTTTAGGTATCCTTTTTGAAAAACTTGGAAGAGCAGAACTGGAAAAACTTCCTCTTGTTTTTCCAAAGGGAGCTGTGGAATTTTCAACGGTGATGAAACAGCTTGAAACTGGAGTAAATGTTATTCGAAGCAGCAGTACAGGACGAGTACTGGATGCAGCAGCTGCGTTGCTTGGAATTTGCGAGATGAGAACATATGACGGGGAACCATCAATGAAACTCGAATCTGCCGCAACGAAGAGTACTCATACCGTAGATCTTCCAATAATCTTCAAGAAAGATATAAACTCTGGACTTCCTCTGCTTGACACTACTGAGCTTTTTCTGGGTGTTTATGAACTTTTAGGCAAGTATCCTCCTGTTGACCTTGCTTTTGCGGTTGAGGAGAGCTTTGCGAAAGGAATTTCAGAACTTGCCATCTCTCTTGCCACAAAAAGAGGACTTGAAAAGATAGGGTTGAGTGGAGGAGTTGCCTATAACAATCACATAACTTCGTGCATTGCGAGAACTGTTACTGAAGCAGGTTTTGAATTCCTGGCTCACCGTCAGGTTCCCTGTGGCGACGGATGTATTTCATTCGGGCAAGCACTTGCGGCAGGGTTAAGCATAAAATCTGAGAATAAGTTTTAA
- a CDS encoding V-type ATP synthase subunit D, translated as MAQQDVKPTRSELIQLKKKIKLSESGHKLLKMKRDGLILEFFKILNEARNVRTELDAAFAKSTEQINLASAVNGMVAVRSTAFTAKESPEIQLSGHNIMGVVVPKISSTGVRKSLVERGYGIIGTNSYIDETADAYEDLVEKIITAAELETTMKRLLDEIEKTKRRVNALEFKVIPELNATMKFIRFALEEMERENTFRLKRVKARMRD; from the coding sequence ATGGCTCAGCAGGACGTAAAACCAACTCGGTCAGAGTTAATCCAGCTCAAGAAAAAGATCAAGCTGTCTGAAAGCGGGCACAAGCTCCTGAAGATGAAAAGAGATGGTCTGATCCTTGAGTTCTTTAAGATCCTTAACGAAGCAAGGAACGTCAGAACCGAGCTGGATGCTGCCTTCGCAAAAAGTACTGAGCAAATCAATCTAGCCTCTGCTGTGAATGGAATGGTTGCAGTCAGATCAACTGCCTTTACAGCAAAGGAGTCTCCTGAAATTCAGCTTTCAGGTCACAATATCATGGGTGTTGTGGTTCCCAAGATCAGTTCTACTGGAGTCCGCAAATCCCTCGTTGAGAGGGGTTACGGTATTATTGGAACAAACTCATACATCGATGAGACTGCTGATGCCTATGAGGATCTTGTAGAAAAGATCATTACTGCAGCAGAGCTTGAAACTACAATGAAAAGACTCCTTGATGAGATCGAGAAGACCAAGAGGCGTGTTAACGCTCTTGAATTTAAAGTTATTCCCGAACTCAATGCGACCATGAAGTTCATCCGGTTTGCCCTTGAAGAAATGGAAAGGGAAAACACCTTCAGGTTAAAGAGAGTCAAGGCAAGAATGAGAGATTAA